The following proteins come from a genomic window of Polaribacter dokdonensis:
- a CDS encoding DUF6503 family protein, translating to MKKLAILLVLFISITTFSQTITGNELLQKAIQFHDPNGNWETFKGELFVTMETPKNADRISKINIDLPNQYFAVLAKRDTVITQFALDKGSCSVSLNGNHNLSAEIKKKYSLNCERAKLYKNYYTYLYGLPMKLKDEGTIIHQKVEKRNFKGKEYLVLKATYSKDVGKDTWYFYFNPDTYAMEVYQFFKDTKDSGEYILLSGLETVNDIKMPKIRAWYYNKDNGYLGTDILSKRK from the coding sequence ATGAAAAAACTAGCCATACTTTTAGTCCTATTTATTTCAATAACAACGTTTTCTCAAACAATTACAGGAAACGAATTACTACAAAAAGCCATACAATTTCATGATCCAAATGGAAATTGGGAAACTTTTAAAGGTGAGTTGTTTGTAACTATGGAAACACCTAAGAATGCAGATAGAATTAGTAAAATTAATATTGATTTGCCTAATCAATACTTTGCTGTTCTTGCTAAAAGGGATACAGTGATTACCCAATTTGCTTTAGATAAAGGTTCTTGCAGTGTTAGTTTAAATGGAAATCATAACTTATCAGCAGAAATAAAGAAAAAGTATAGTTTAAATTGCGAACGTGCCAAATTATACAAAAACTATTATACATATTTATATGGCTTGCCTATGAAATTAAAAGATGAAGGAACTATTATTCATCAAAAAGTAGAAAAGCGTAATTTTAAAGGAAAAGAGTATTTGGTACTAAAAGCAACCTATAGTAAGGATGTAGGTAAAGATACTTGGTACTTTTATTTTAATCCTGATACTTATGCAATGGAAGTTTATCAGTTTTTTAAGGATACAAAAGATAGTGGAGAATACATTTTATTATCAGGTTTAGAGACTGTTAATGACATTAAAATGCCAAAGATTAGAGCTTGGTATTATAACAAAGACAATGGTTATTTAGGTACAGACATTTTATCTAAAAGAAAGTAG
- the aspS gene encoding aspartate--tRNA ligase, translating into MYRSHSCGALRASHINTEVTLAGWVQKSRDKGFMVWVDLRDRYGITQLIFDEERTSKDIIEKAKSLGREFVIQVKGTVIERESKNDRLATGEIEVLVSELEILNEAKLPPFTIEDKTDGGEDIRMKYRYLDIRRNPVKDSLIFRHKVAMEVRKYLSDQEFIEVETPYLIKSTPEGARDFVVPSRMNEGQFYALPQSPQTFKQLLMVGGMDKYFQIVKCFRDEDLRADRQPEFTQIDCEMAFVEQEDILNIFEGLTRHLLKEINGVEVEKFPRMLFDDAMRLYGNDKPDIRFGMEFGELNAVTQHKDFKVFNDAELVIGIAVPGGNAYTRKEIDNIIKWVKRPQVGALGMIYCRVNEDGSFKSSVDKFYDQEDLAKWVEVTGAKPGDLVCVLSGETNKVRAQMSALRMELAERLGLRDPKVFAPLWVIDFPLLELDEETGHYHAMHHPFTSPKPGQLELLDSKPGEVKANAYDLVLNGNEIGGGSIRIHDKEIQATMLKHLGFSEEEAKAQFGFLMDAFEYGAPPHGGLAFGLDRLVAILGGQETIRDFIAFPKNNSGRDVMIDAPAFIDDEQLQELSLKLDIRE; encoded by the coding sequence ATGTACAGAAGTCATTCTTGTGGTGCCTTAAGAGCATCACACATTAACACAGAAGTTACACTAGCAGGTTGGGTACAAAAATCTAGAGACAAAGGTTTTATGGTTTGGGTAGATTTGCGAGATAGATATGGAATTACGCAGTTAATTTTTGATGAAGAACGTACTTCTAAAGACATTATAGAAAAAGCAAAATCTTTAGGTAGAGAATTTGTAATTCAGGTAAAAGGTACTGTTATTGAGAGAGAATCTAAGAATGATAGATTAGCTACTGGTGAAATTGAAGTATTGGTTTCTGAATTAGAAATTTTAAACGAAGCCAAGTTACCTCCTTTTACAATTGAAGATAAAACTGATGGAGGAGAAGACATCAGAATGAAATATAGATACTTAGATATTAGAAGAAACCCTGTAAAAGACAGTTTGATTTTTCGTCATAAAGTAGCTATGGAAGTTCGTAAATATTTGTCTGATCAAGAATTTATAGAAGTAGAAACACCTTATTTAATTAAATCTACTCCAGAAGGAGCAAGAGATTTTGTAGTTCCTTCTAGAATGAACGAAGGCCAGTTTTATGCCTTACCTCAAAGTCCTCAAACTTTCAAACAATTGCTGATGGTTGGAGGAATGGATAAATACTTTCAGATTGTAAAGTGTTTTAGAGATGAAGATTTACGTGCAGACAGACAGCCAGAATTTACACAAATTGACTGTGAAATGGCGTTTGTTGAACAAGAAGATATTCTAAATATTTTTGAAGGATTAACCAGACATTTATTAAAAGAAATTAATGGAGTTGAGGTAGAGAAATTCCCAAGAATGTTGTTTGATGATGCAATGCGTTTGTATGGAAATGATAAACCAGATATTCGTTTTGGAATGGAATTTGGAGAACTAAATGCAGTAACTCAGCATAAAGATTTTAAAGTATTTAATGATGCTGAACTTGTAATTGGTATTGCTGTTCCTGGTGGAAACGCATACACAAGAAAAGAGATAGACAACATCATTAAATGGGTAAAAAGGCCACAAGTTGGTGCTCTTGGAATGATTTATTGTAGAGTTAATGAAGATGGCTCTTTTAAATCTTCTGTAGACAAGTTTTACGATCAAGAAGATTTAGCAAAATGGGTTGAAGTTACTGGTGCAAAACCTGGTGATTTAGTGTGTGTTTTATCTGGAGAAACCAATAAAGTTAGAGCACAAATGTCTGCTTTAAGAATGGAATTAGCAGAACGTTTAGGGTTAAGAGACCCTAAAGTATTTGCTCCTCTTTGGGTAATAGATTTCCCATTATTAGAGTTAGATGAAGAAACTGGTCATTATCATGCAATGCACCATCCATTTACATCACCAAAACCAGGTCAATTGGAATTGTTAGATTCTAAACCAGGAGAAGTAAAAGCAAATGCTTACGATTTAGTTTTAAATGGAAATGAGATTGGTGGAGGATCTATCAGAATTCATGATAAAGAAATTCAGGCAACAATGTTAAAACATTTAGGTTTTTCTGAAGAAGAAGCTAAGGCTCAATTTGGTTTCTTAATGGATGCTTTTGAGTATGGAGCTCCACCTCATGGAGGTTTGGCTTTTGGTTTAGATAGATTGGTTGCAATTTTAGGAGGTCAGGAAACCATTCGTGATTTTATTGCTTTCCCAAAAAATAATTCAGGTAGAGATGTTATGATAGATGCACCTGCATTTATTGATGATGAGCAATTACAAGAGTTAAGTTTAAAATTGGATATTCGAGAATAA
- a CDS encoding cupin domain-containing protein: MSVVNIQEKFNLFTDLWSPKKIGELNGQQILLAKIKGEFVFHKHDNEDELFMVKKGVLEMHLHDKIVTINEGEFYIVPKGVEHKPVAKEEVHILLFEPLSTKHTGDVVADITVDTYESI, from the coding sequence ATGAGCGTAGTTAATATTCAAGAAAAATTTAACCTTTTTACAGATTTATGGTCGCCTAAAAAAATAGGAGAATTAAATGGACAGCAAATTTTATTGGCAAAAATAAAAGGAGAATTTGTTTTTCATAAGCATGATAATGAAGATGAACTTTTTATGGTAAAAAAAGGTGTTTTAGAAATGCATTTACATGATAAAATTGTAACCATAAATGAAGGCGAATTCTATATTGTGCCTAAAGGTGTAGAGCATAAACCTGTTGCCAAAGAAGAAGTTCATATACTTTTATTTGAACCACTTTCTACAAAACATACAGGAGATGTTGTTGCAGATATAACTGTAGACACTTACGAATCAATATAA
- the rsmI gene encoding 16S rRNA (cytidine(1402)-2'-O)-methyltransferase produces MSKLYLVPTPIGNLEDMTFRAIRILKEADFILAEDTRTSGKLLKHFEINTQMHSHHMHNEHKSIEGILNRIKSGETCAVISDAGTPAISDPGFLLTRACVENNIDVECLPGATAFVPALVNSGLPNDKFVFEGFLPVKKGRQTRLLLLAEETRTMIFYESPHKLVKTLGHFAEYFGTERKVSVSRELTKMFEETVRGTANEVLAHFTKKPPKGEIVIIVEGKNK; encoded by the coding sequence ATGAGTAAACTGTATTTAGTGCCAACACCAATTGGTAATTTAGAAGACATGACTTTTAGAGCGATTCGTATTCTAAAAGAAGCCGATTTTATTTTGGCTGAAGACACAAGAACAAGTGGAAAGTTGCTAAAACATTTCGAAATTAATACACAAATGCATAGCCATCATATGCATAATGAGCACAAATCTATTGAAGGAATTTTAAATAGAATTAAAAGTGGAGAAACTTGCGCAGTTATTTCTGATGCTGGAACTCCAGCCATTTCTGATCCTGGTTTTTTACTAACCAGAGCCTGTGTAGAGAATAATATTGATGTTGAATGTTTACCAGGTGCAACTGCTTTTGTACCAGCTTTGGTAAATTCTGGTTTACCTAATGATAAATTTGTTTTTGAAGGGTTTTTACCAGTAAAAAAAGGAAGACAAACGCGTTTATTATTATTAGCTGAAGAAACAAGAACTATGATTTTTTATGAATCTCCTCATAAACTTGTAAAAACTTTAGGGCATTTTGCAGAATATTTTGGTACAGAAAGAAAGGTTTCAGTTTCTAGAGAGCTTACAAAAATGTTTGAAGAAACTGTAAGAGGAACAGCCAATGAAGTTTTAGCTCATTTTACCAAAAAACCACCAAAAGGCGAAATTGTAATTATAGTTGAAGGAAAAAATAAATAA
- a CDS encoding HopJ type III effector protein, with amino-acid sequence MMIINFKNKLQNSPKEILFSETMQVIEENYNFKPTAFKNGNVENKAGENSGSCKVFAFAALQELTKEETLLCFGEHYRNVLEDTNGTSHQNIRNFMKFGLEGLSFDNQALIKK; translated from the coding sequence ATGATGATTATCAATTTTAAAAATAAACTCCAAAATAGTCCAAAAGAAATTTTATTTTCTGAAACTATGCAAGTTATAGAAGAGAATTACAACTTTAAGCCAACTGCATTTAAAAATGGAAATGTAGAAAATAAAGCAGGTGAAAATTCTGGCTCTTGTAAAGTTTTTGCCTTTGCTGCATTACAAGAACTAACTAAAGAAGAAACCTTATTATGTTTTGGGGAACATTATAGAAATGTTTTAGAAGACACAAATGGTACATCTCATCAAAATATTAGAAACTTTATGAAATTTGGCTTGGAAGGTTTGTCTTTTGATAACCAAGCTCTAATAAAGAAGTAA
- a CDS encoding dihydrolipoyl dehydrogenase family protein: MEDKKYDVFVIGSGIAGQTAAEICAKNGLKVAIADNKAYGGTCAIRGCDPKKVMLQFAEITQKAAHLKGLGFTKLSKINWQDILNFKNNFTEAVPKSTEKDLSDLDIDLYHQSPKFLSKNEISVEGKTVYSDKFVIATGLIPRTLKFKGAGFLKTSDDFFNLKKLPKSVTFIGSGYIGMEFCFLLSALGCKVTMIDRGSSILSQFETSLTDKVRENLANNGVKFIFDATISSIEKRRKKLKLNYKIDNEELSLKSHVIFNTSGRVPATEALNLENASIKSDKTGIVVNDFLQSLSADNVYACGDVSSKSLPLTPLSGLQGYIVGQNILKEKSKKFKNPLVPSIVFTAPNLAMVGYTEEEAKNRYKNIEIYEGDASDWYNAKKENAPFYAYKIITNKRTDEIVGAHLLSNEANETINIFTTAINSKMTVSKFKEMIFTYPSYASDLKSMLKKK; the protein is encoded by the coding sequence ATGGAAGATAAAAAATATGATGTTTTTGTTATAGGTAGTGGAATTGCAGGTCAAACAGCAGCAGAAATCTGTGCTAAAAACGGCTTAAAAGTAGCTATTGCAGACAATAAAGCTTATGGAGGAACTTGTGCCATTAGAGGTTGTGACCCTAAAAAAGTTATGCTACAGTTTGCTGAAATCACCCAAAAAGCAGCACATTTAAAAGGTTTAGGGTTTACTAAACTTTCTAAAATTAATTGGCAAGACATTCTTAATTTTAAAAATAATTTTACTGAAGCTGTTCCAAAATCTACAGAAAAAGATTTATCAGATTTAGATATCGATTTATATCATCAATCTCCAAAATTTTTATCAAAAAATGAAATTTCGGTTGAAGGCAAAACTGTTTATTCTGATAAATTTGTTATTGCTACTGGTTTAATACCAAGAACTTTAAAGTTTAAAGGTGCAGGGTTTTTAAAAACAAGTGACGATTTTTTCAATCTAAAAAAACTTCCAAAATCAGTTACATTTATTGGATCAGGATATATAGGTATGGAGTTTTGCTTTTTACTTTCTGCCTTAGGTTGTAAAGTAACAATGATTGATAGAGGCTCTTCTATTTTATCACAATTTGAAACATCATTAACAGATAAAGTTAGAGAGAACTTGGCCAATAATGGCGTCAAATTTATTTTTGATGCGACTATTTCATCCATAGAAAAACGTAGAAAAAAGTTGAAGTTAAATTATAAAATTGATAATGAAGAGCTCAGTTTAAAATCACATGTAATTTTTAACACTTCAGGAAGAGTGCCTGCTACAGAAGCTTTAAATTTAGAGAATGCATCTATAAAATCAGATAAAACCGGAATTGTAGTAAACGATTTTTTACAAAGTTTAAGTGCAGATAACGTTTATGCTTGTGGAGATGTTTCTAGTAAATCTCTACCCTTAACTCCACTTTCTGGTTTACAAGGTTATATTGTTGGCCAAAATATTCTAAAAGAAAAAAGTAAGAAGTTTAAAAATCCGTTAGTACCTTCAATTGTATTTACGGCTCCTAATTTAGCAATGGTTGGCTATACAGAAGAAGAAGCTAAAAACCGATATAAGAATATAGAAATTTACGAAGGTGATGCCTCTGATTGGTATAATGCCAAGAAAGAAAATGCTCCTTTTTATGCTTATAAAATTATTACCAATAAAAGAACAGATGAAATTGTTGGAGCTCATTTATTAAGTAATGAGGCCAATGAAACCATCAATATTTTTACAACAGCCATAAATTCGAAAATGACTGTAAGTAAATTTAAAGAAATGATATTTACTTATCCTTCTTATGCTAGTGATTTAAAAAGCATGCTGAAAAAGAAGTAA
- a CDS encoding uracil-DNA glycosylase family protein — translation MQKLLSEIRKCTLCESHLDLGANPIISASKKSKILLISQAPGRIAHLKTKAWDDPSGKVLRKWLNVDEKTFYNADNFAILPTGFCYPGKGKSGDKLPRKECAPLWHSKVMHQFKNVKLKILIGNYSQQYYLENRSKTLTETVQNYQAFLPDYFVLPHPSPRNRFWMQKNPWFINEVIPDLQKTVNQIINI, via the coding sequence ATGCAAAAATTACTCTCAGAAATTAGAAAATGTACTTTATGCGAATCTCATTTAGATTTAGGTGCAAACCCAATTATATCAGCAAGTAAAAAATCAAAAATACTTTTAATAAGTCAAGCTCCAGGAAGAATTGCGCATTTAAAAACAAAAGCTTGGGATGATCCTAGTGGAAAAGTTTTGCGAAAATGGTTAAATGTAGATGAAAAAACCTTTTATAATGCAGACAACTTTGCAATTTTACCAACAGGATTTTGTTATCCTGGAAAAGGAAAATCTGGTGATAAATTACCCAGAAAGGAATGTGCTCCTTTATGGCATTCTAAAGTAATGCATCAATTTAAAAATGTAAAACTTAAAATCTTAATTGGTAATTATTCTCAGCAATACTACTTAGAAAATAGATCCAAAACACTTACAGAAACTGTACAAAATTATCAAGCCTTTTTGCCTGACTATTTTGTACTACCTCATCCATCACCAAGAAATAGATTTTGGATGCAAAAAAATCCTTGGTTTATAAATGAGGTAATTCCTGATTTACAAAAAACTGTTAATCAGATTATTAATATTTAG
- a CDS encoding carboxymuconolactone decarboxylase family protein, producing MALVTPLAAEHDLETKKLAEFFNETLGFCPNSVLTMQRRPAISKAFINLNKAVMANEGRVTSALKRMIAWVSSNATGCRYCQAHAIRAAERYGAEQEQLDNIWEYKTHKAFSDAERAALDFSLAASVVPNAVDAEIKEELYKYWDEGEIVEMLGVISLFGYLNRWNDSMGTTLEEDAIESGNQFLGKHGFEVGKHDGSKY from the coding sequence ATGGCATTAGTAACACCTTTAGCTGCAGAGCACGATTTGGAAACAAAGAAATTAGCAGAATTTTTTAATGAAACATTAGGGTTTTGCCCTAACTCAGTTTTAACCATGCAACGAAGACCGGCAATTTCTAAAGCATTTATCAATTTAAACAAAGCTGTAATGGCTAATGAAGGTAGAGTAACATCTGCCTTAAAAAGAATGATAGCTTGGGTTTCGAGTAATGCAACAGGTTGTAGATATTGTCAAGCACATGCAATTAGAGCTGCAGAACGTTATGGAGCAGAGCAAGAACAATTAGATAATATTTGGGAATATAAAACTCATAAAGCGTTTTCGGACGCAGAAAGAGCTGCTTTAGATTTTTCATTAGCGGCTTCTGTGGTTCCAAATGCAGTAGATGCCGAAATCAAAGAAGAGTTATATAAATATTGGGATGAAGGAGAAATTGTAGAAATGTTAGGTGTAATTTCTTTGTTTGGGTATTTAAATAGATGGAATGATTCTATGGGTACAACTTTAGAAGAAGATGCTATAGAAAGTGGAAACCAATTTTTAGGAAAACATGGTTTTGAAGTTGGTAAACACGATGGTTCTAAATATTAA